The following are encoded together in the Sphingomonas insulae genome:
- a CDS encoding M23 family metallopeptidase, protein MTPAAALALLATVAAPATAQLAPAVAAPTAQVDPAAATFRMTGPVMQGGLIVVHAPRDAVSVTLDGKALPLAPDGLFVVGFDRDAGPQAMLAAVLADGRQVTRALAVAPRAWRIERLDTLPRFPAPDPVMAQLRPAELARIVAARALSTDAQGWRQPFVWPATGRISGLFGAQRIYRGEPGAYHSGTDIARPTGSPVVAPADGVVILAADHPFTLEGNLLMIDHGDGLNSAFLHLSRIDVKVGDHVRQGQTVGAVGATGRATGPHLHWSLRWRDARLDPMLLAGAMPAQ, encoded by the coding sequence ATGACGCCGGCCGCGGCGCTCGCGCTCCTCGCCACCGTAGCGGCGCCTGCCACCGCGCAGCTGGCCCCCGCGGTGGCGGCTCCGACGGCACAGGTCGATCCTGCCGCGGCGACCTTTCGCATGACCGGCCCGGTCATGCAGGGCGGCCTGATCGTCGTGCACGCACCGCGCGATGCCGTCTCAGTGACGCTCGACGGCAAGGCGCTGCCCCTTGCGCCCGACGGCCTGTTCGTCGTCGGCTTCGATCGCGACGCCGGCCCACAGGCGATGCTGGCGGCCGTCTTGGCCGATGGGCGTCAGGTCACCCGGGCGCTCGCCGTCGCCCCGCGCGCCTGGCGGATCGAGCGGCTCGACACGCTGCCCCGCTTTCCCGCGCCCGATCCGGTGATGGCGCAGTTGCGGCCCGCCGAACTCGCCCGGATCGTTGCGGCGCGCGCGCTATCCACCGACGCGCAGGGCTGGCGCCAGCCATTCGTCTGGCCCGCAACCGGGCGCATTTCCGGCCTGTTCGGTGCGCAACGCATCTATCGCGGCGAACCCGGCGCCTATCATTCGGGGACGGACATCGCCCGGCCGACGGGCAGCCCGGTCGTCGCGCCTGCCGACGGGGTCGTCATCCTCGCCGCCGACCATCCCTTCACGCTGGAGGGCAATCTGCTGATGATCGACCACGGCGATGGATTGAACAGCGCCTTCCTCCACCTGTCGCGGATCGACGTGAAGGTCGGCGACCACGTGCGTCAGGGGCAAACCGTCGGCGCCGTCGGCGCGACCGGCCGCGCGACCGGTCCGCACCTGCACTGGAGCCTGCGCTGGCGCGACGCGCGGCTCGATCCGATGCTGCTGGCAGGGGCGATGCCGGCGCAATAA
- a CDS encoding TonB-dependent receptor domain-containing protein, translating into MTTITSMKRKAVLLAAVTPFAVALASGHAAAQTTPTAPAGTAATNTPTPGDVEIQQQATDATTPDAQATPAAPADQGGDIVVTGSLFRRTDTETPSPVTVLTSDTLAKAGVTTISDALRSVSADSAGSIPTGFQGGFSAGGSAVSLRGLGVSSTLILIDGLRSAAFPINDDGHNAYTDLNSIPFSAVERVEVLKDGASSTYGADAIGGVVNVILKKHFTGVTGTAEGGISEKGYGSRYRANMTAGIGDYERQGFNFYVNGEYQRDGRISGRDVGFPFNTTDLSSIGLSDNNAADSSLTTATTNAIVVRAGQTNPNDPFTGSVTNIPSGTYTNAQGTQSPFYNFQLLNANCPGGTFTSTTGANRGTGCARNLTSDYSQVQPLQEKFSFTSRLSIKINDDIDAYVLGSYSHSQVNIIYPTSSPSAIRQRQPYGASPLTASNNPGIVLPVYICGAGTNCATAADRTLNPNNPFAAEGNSARIYYLFGDILSGSNRGNELIRGAIGFNGHFGDDWDWRVEAVGARDNLKIVQFGTPSIAGLRQAVNTGAYNFVNPSLNTEAARQLVAPDIEARSSTSLASLDASISKALVQLPGGPLQLAVGGQVRRETLNNPGTNPQLLNYSNTAAAFGAHTVSAGYFELSAPIVEQFEVNASGRYDHYSEGFSHFSPKIGAKFTPIRELSVRGTYSQGFRAPTFAESNPRSSYPGFVTYSPPASFIAQHGGANSGNPYILPYSVGGGFSGNPDLKPETSRSFTGGLVFAPSRVFSLTVDYYNVKKSDVIVAGPNAGDARAAYYSQTNLAAATAAVAAIPGYSVGAVDAIDPLFPNALPRVLVINGPYVNAGYFKTQGIDYSATVALPIQDGIKFTSRLDVTQVLKFNVDFGDGVVRKYVGTLGPYELSSGAGTPKWRGNWQNTLELGPLSLTATAYYVSKIRQVAADEESPVNGAIDLSCAGAAGSLYTYPNADAQQKFCNVRRFIYADLNATVRVNDDFSFFVNVGNFTNEKAPLAQSSYSGVNYLPSWHYAGVVGRTFRAGASFSF; encoded by the coding sequence ATGACGACGATCACCTCCATGAAGCGCAAGGCAGTTCTGCTCGCCGCCGTCACGCCGTTCGCCGTCGCGCTGGCCTCGGGCCACGCTGCGGCGCAGACCACCCCGACGGCGCCCGCCGGCACGGCCGCGACGAATACGCCGACGCCGGGCGACGTCGAAATCCAGCAGCAGGCCACCGATGCGACGACCCCCGACGCGCAGGCGACGCCGGCGGCTCCGGCGGATCAGGGCGGCGATATCGTCGTCACCGGATCGCTGTTCCGTCGTACCGACACGGAAACGCCGTCGCCGGTCACCGTCCTCACCAGCGACACGCTTGCCAAGGCGGGCGTCACCACCATTTCCGATGCGTTGCGGTCCGTGTCTGCCGACAGCGCCGGTTCGATCCCGACCGGTTTCCAGGGCGGCTTCTCCGCCGGCGGCTCCGCCGTGTCGCTGCGCGGCCTCGGTGTGTCGTCGACCCTGATCCTGATCGACGGCCTGCGCTCGGCCGCCTTCCCGATCAACGACGACGGCCACAACGCCTACACCGACCTCAACTCGATCCCGTTCAGCGCGGTGGAGCGCGTCGAGGTGCTCAAGGACGGCGCCTCGTCGACCTATGGCGCGGACGCGATCGGCGGCGTGGTCAACGTCATTCTCAAGAAGCACTTCACCGGCGTGACCGGCACCGCCGAGGGCGGGATCAGCGAAAAGGGCTATGGCTCGCGCTATCGTGCCAACATGACCGCCGGCATCGGCGATTACGAGCGCCAGGGCTTCAACTTCTACGTCAACGGCGAATACCAGCGCGACGGCCGCATCTCGGGCCGGGACGTCGGCTTCCCCTTCAACACCACCGATCTGTCGTCGATCGGCCTGTCGGACAACAATGCCGCCGACAGCTCGCTGACGACGGCGACGACCAACGCGATCGTCGTGCGCGCCGGCCAGACCAACCCCAATGATCCGTTCACCGGGTCGGTCACCAATATCCCGAGCGGCACGTACACCAACGCGCAGGGTACCCAGTCGCCGTTCTACAATTTCCAGCTGCTCAACGCGAACTGCCCGGGCGGCACCTTCACCTCGACCACCGGCGCCAACCGCGGCACCGGCTGCGCGCGTAATTTGACGAGCGATTACAGTCAGGTTCAGCCGCTGCAGGAGAAGTTCTCCTTTACCAGCCGGCTCAGCATCAAGATCAACGACGATATCGATGCCTATGTCCTCGGCAGCTATTCGCACAGCCAGGTCAACATCATCTACCCGACCAGCTCGCCATCGGCGATCCGCCAGCGCCAGCCGTACGGTGCATCGCCGCTCACCGCGTCGAACAACCCCGGCATCGTCCTGCCGGTCTACATTTGCGGCGCGGGCACGAACTGCGCCACCGCTGCCGACCGCACGCTCAACCCGAACAATCCGTTCGCGGCGGAAGGCAATTCGGCCCGCATCTACTACCTGTTCGGTGACATCCTGTCGGGGTCGAACCGCGGTAACGAGCTGATCCGCGGCGCGATCGGCTTCAACGGTCACTTCGGCGACGATTGGGACTGGCGCGTCGAGGCCGTGGGCGCCCGCGACAACCTGAAGATCGTGCAGTTCGGCACGCCCAGCATCGCCGGCCTGCGCCAGGCGGTGAACACCGGCGCCTATAACTTCGTCAATCCGTCGCTGAACACCGAAGCGGCCCGCCAGCTCGTCGCGCCGGATATCGAGGCGCGGTCGTCGACCTCGCTGGCATCGCTTGACGCCTCGATCAGCAAGGCGCTGGTCCAGCTGCCCGGCGGCCCGTTGCAGCTGGCGGTCGGCGGCCAGGTGCGTCGTGAGACGCTGAACAACCCGGGTACCAACCCGCAGTTGCTCAACTACAGCAACACCGCGGCCGCCTTTGGCGCGCACACGGTGTCGGCGGGCTATTTCGAGTTGAGCGCGCCGATCGTCGAGCAGTTCGAGGTCAATGCCTCGGGCCGCTACGATCACTATTCGGAAGGGTTCAGCCACTTCTCGCCAAAGATCGGTGCGAAGTTCACGCCGATCCGCGAACTGTCGGTCCGTGGAACCTATTCGCAGGGCTTCCGCGCACCGACCTTCGCCGAAAGCAACCCGCGCTCGAGCTATCCGGGCTTCGTCACCTATTCGCCGCCCGCATCGTTCATCGCGCAGCATGGCGGCGCCAACAGCGGCAACCCGTACATCCTGCCGTACAGCGTCGGTGGCGGCTTCTCGGGTAACCCGGATCTGAAGCCGGAAACGTCGCGCAGCTTCACCGGCGGCCTGGTGTTCGCACCCTCGCGCGTGTTCAGCCTCACCGTCGACTATTACAACGTCAAGAAGTCGGACGTGATCGTCGCCGGTCCGAATGCCGGCGATGCCCGCGCGGCCTATTATTCGCAGACCAACCTGGCCGCGGCGACGGCGGCGGTGGCGGCGATCCCGGGCTATTCGGTCGGTGCGGTCGACGCGATCGATCCGCTGTTCCCGAACGCACTGCCCCGCGTGCTCGTCATCAACGGCCCGTACGTCAACGCCGGCTATTTCAAGACGCAGGGTATCGACTATTCGGCCACCGTCGCGTTGCCGATCCAGGACGGCATCAAGTTCACCAGCCGGCTGGACGTGACGCAGGTGCTCAAGTTCAACGTCGACTTCGGCGACGGCGTCGTCCGCAAATATGTCGGTACGCTCGGGCCGTACGAACTGTCGTCGGGTGCAGGCACGCCCAAGTGGCGCGGCAACTGGCAGAATACGCTGGAACTCGGCCCGCTCTCGTTGACGGCGACCGCATACTATGTGTCGAAGATCCGGCAGGTGGCGGCGGACGAGGAATCGCCGGTCAACGGCGCCATCGACCTGTCGTGCGCCGGTGCGGCGGGCAGCCTGTACACCTATCCGAACGCCGATGCGCAGCAGAAGTTCTGTAACGTCCGCCGCTTCATCTATGCGGATCTGAACGCGACGGTGCGGGTGAACGACGACTTCTCGTTCTTCGTCAACGTCGGCAACTTCACCAACGAAAAGGCGCCGCTGGCCCAGTCGTCCTACTCGGGCGTCAACTATCTGCCGAGCTGGCATTATGCCGGTGTGGTCGGTCGTACCTTCCGCGCGGGCGCCAGCTTCAGCTTCTGA
- the clpB gene encoding ATP-dependent chaperone ClpB has product MNLDKFTDRAKGFLQSAQTVAIRMNHQRIAPEHILKALLEDEQGMAAGLIQAAGGDARRAVADTDAALARIPAVSGSGAQATPGLDNDTVRVLDQAEQVAAKAGDSFVTVERLLLALALSPTTAAGKALKAANVTADGLNTAINDLRGGRTADTASAEDRYDALKKFARDLTQAARDGKLDPVIGRDEEIRRTIQILARRTKNNPALIGEPGVGKTAIAEGLALRIANGDVPDTLKGRTLMSLDMGALIAGAKYRGEFEERLKGVLDEVKAAEGDIVLFIDEMHQLIGAGKSEGAMDAGNLLKPALARGELHCVGATTLDEYRKYVEKDPALQRRFQPVFVGEPTVEDTISILRGLKEKYELHHGVRITDGALVSAATLSNRYITDRFLPDKAIDLMDEAASRIRMEVESKPEEIETLDRRILRLKIEREGLRRETDEASRDRFETLEEELANLEQQSAELTQRWQAEKDKIAGEAKLKEQLDGARLELEQAQRAGDLAKAGELSYGRIPALEKQLAEAQSVTKGAMLREEVTADDIAGVVSRWTGIPVERMLAGERDKLLRMEEVIGKRVIGQSDAVRAVSTAVRRARAGLQDPNRPLGSFLFLGPTGVGKTELTKALAEFLFDDPNAMVRIDMSEFMEKHAVARLIGAPPGYVGYEEGGVLTEAVRRRPYQVVLFDEVEKAHSDVFNVLLQVLDDGRLTDGQGRTVDFSNTLIILTSNLGSQYLANLEDGQSVEAVEPQVMEIVRGHFRPEFLNRLDEVILFHRLGQAHMAPIVDIQVARVGRLLADRKVTLELTDAARAWLGRVGYDPVYGARPLKRAVQRYLQDPLADLILRGEVKDGATVQVDEGDGKLALAVA; this is encoded by the coding sequence ATGAACCTCGATAAATTCACCGACCGCGCCAAGGGCTTCCTGCAATCGGCGCAGACCGTGGCGATCCGCATGAACCACCAGCGGATCGCGCCGGAGCATATCCTGAAGGCCTTGCTGGAAGACGAGCAGGGCATGGCGGCGGGCCTGATCCAGGCCGCGGGCGGCGATGCCAGGCGCGCCGTCGCCGACACCGACGCGGCGCTCGCCCGCATTCCGGCGGTGTCGGGATCGGGTGCGCAGGCGACGCCGGGCCTCGACAACGACACCGTGCGCGTGCTCGACCAGGCGGAACAGGTCGCGGCGAAGGCGGGCGACAGCTTCGTCACCGTCGAACGGCTGCTGCTGGCGCTCGCGCTGTCGCCGACCACGGCGGCGGGCAAGGCGCTGAAGGCGGCGAACGTCACGGCCGACGGACTCAATACGGCGATCAACGACTTGCGCGGCGGACGCACTGCCGACACCGCCAGTGCCGAGGACCGCTACGACGCGCTGAAGAAGTTCGCGCGCGACCTGACGCAGGCGGCGCGCGACGGCAAGCTGGACCCGGTAATCGGCCGCGACGAGGAGATCCGCCGGACGATCCAGATTCTCGCGCGACGCACCAAGAACAACCCGGCGCTGATCGGCGAACCCGGCGTCGGCAAGACCGCGATCGCCGAGGGGCTGGCGCTGCGCATCGCGAACGGCGACGTGCCCGATACGTTGAAAGGACGCACGCTGATGTCGCTCGACATGGGCGCGCTGATCGCGGGGGCGAAGTATCGCGGCGAATTCGAGGAGCGGCTGAAGGGCGTGCTCGACGAGGTGAAGGCCGCGGAGGGCGACATCGTCCTGTTCATCGACGAGATGCACCAGCTGATCGGGGCAGGGAAATCCGAGGGCGCGATGGATGCCGGCAACCTGCTGAAACCGGCGCTGGCGCGCGGCGAGCTGCATTGCGTCGGCGCGACGACGCTCGATGAATATCGCAAATATGTCGAGAAGGACCCGGCGTTGCAGCGGCGCTTCCAGCCGGTGTTCGTCGGCGAGCCGACGGTCGAGGACACGATCAGCATCCTGCGCGGGCTGAAGGAGAAATACGAACTGCACCACGGCGTGCGGATCACCGACGGAGCATTGGTGTCGGCGGCGACGCTGTCGAACCGCTACATCACCGACCGGTTCCTGCCCGACAAGGCGATCGACCTGATGGACGAGGCCGCCAGCCGCATCCGCATGGAGGTCGAGAGCAAGCCCGAGGAGATCGAGACGCTCGACCGGCGCATCCTGCGCCTCAAGATCGAGCGCGAGGGCCTGCGCCGCGAAACCGACGAGGCATCGCGCGACCGGTTCGAGACGCTGGAGGAGGAACTCGCCAACCTCGAACAGCAATCCGCCGAACTGACGCAGCGCTGGCAGGCGGAGAAGGACAAGATCGCCGGCGAGGCGAAGTTGAAGGAACAGCTGGACGGCGCCCGGCTGGAACTGGAGCAGGCACAGCGTGCCGGCGACCTCGCCAAGGCAGGCGAATTGTCCTACGGCCGCATTCCCGCGCTGGAGAAGCAGCTCGCCGAGGCGCAGAGCGTCACCAAGGGCGCGATGCTGCGCGAGGAGGTCACCGCCGACGATATCGCCGGCGTCGTCAGCCGCTGGACCGGCATTCCGGTCGAACGGATGCTGGCGGGCGAACGCGACAAGCTACTGCGCATGGAAGAGGTGATCGGCAAGCGCGTCATCGGCCAGTCCGATGCGGTCCGCGCCGTGTCCACCGCGGTCCGTCGGGCACGCGCGGGGTTGCAGGACCCGAACCGGCCGCTGGGATCGTTCCTGTTCCTGGGGCCGACCGGCGTCGGCAAGACCGAATTGACCAAGGCGCTGGCCGAGTTCCTGTTCGACGATCCCAATGCGATGGTGCGCATCGACATGAGCGAGTTCATGGAGAAGCATGCGGTCGCGCGGCTGATCGGCGCCCCTCCGGGCTATGTCGGCTATGAGGAAGGCGGCGTGTTGACCGAGGCGGTTCGGCGCCGGCCCTATCAGGTCGTGCTGTTCGACGAGGTCGAAAAGGCGCACAGCGATGTGTTCAACGTCCTGCTGCAGGTGCTCGACGACGGCCGCCTGACCGATGGACAGGGCCGGACGGTGGATTTCAGCAACACGCTGATCATCCTGACCTCGAACCTCGGTTCGCAATATCTCGCGAACCTGGAGGACGGGCAGAGCGTCGAGGCGGTCGAGCCGCAGGTGATGGAAATCGTGCGCGGGCATTTCCGCCCCGAATTCCTCAACCGGCTGGACGAGGTGATCCTGTTCCACCGGCTCGGCCAGGCGCACATGGCGCCGATCGTCGACATCCAGGTGGCGCGCGTCGGCAGGCTGCTCGCCGACCGCAAGGTGACGCTGGAGCTGACCGATGCGGCGCGGGCGTGGCTGGGACGGGTCGGCTACGACCCGGTGTATGGCGCGCGGCCGTTGAAGCGCGCGGTGCAGCGGTACCTGCAGGACCCGCTGGCGGACCTGATCCTGCGCGGCGAGGTGAAGGACGGCGCGACGGTGCAGGTCGACGAGGGCGACGGGAAGCTGGCGCTGGCCGTCGCTTGA